Below is a genomic region from Azoarcus sp. KH32C.
TGGATCGTCAGATAAATCGCGCCCGGATCTGGAGATCCAGGTTAAGGACATGCGCGTCCGTTCGAATTTCACGGCTGTCGCATTCGGTTTCATGGCCGGGGCCGACTCCATCTCTGCCGATGTCGTCCTGAAGGATCCGAAGGGCAACGAGCTTGACCGTTTCGAAGTTTCCGCATCCTATGCCCTGGGCGGTCTTGCGGGCGGGCAGGACTCCGCGCGCATGGGGTGGCTGTACGAGAAATTCGCCGAAGTGACGGTCAAGGAACTGACCAAACAGTGAAGCTCGGGTAGAAGGCCCGACGCTGCCACCAGGGGCCACGTCTGCGTCAGACATTTGTTTGGCGCATCGTGGACCTCTCGTTTTCACCGTACCGTAAGCCGCTCGAGCCCCAGCCCGCTTCGCATCAGCCAGTCGAGCACCGAATCGGCGGTGATGGTGTCGATGCGGTCGGTAAAGCGGCGTTCGGGCGGGTGGTCGTCGAAAGCGACGTTGGCGGAGCCCATTCGTGCGCCGAGCCGGCGCAGCGCATCGATGTGCAGCGTCGTCGGCTGATAGCCGCGCAGCCGCAGCCAGGCCTGCGCGCGGCTACGGTCCGTCGCGCCCGGTTCGAGCGCGAAGGCGAGCGTCTCGATCGCCCACTGATTGCTCTGTTGGTAGCGCGTTGCCCACGGGTAGGCGAGCATG
It encodes:
- a CDS encoding DUF4410 domain-containing protein, which gives rise to MSKKIISIVIVTMFLAGCASGVQRAPNMADARTSLSANQQVAKVSLSLTDEAKRKATENLKFNPDELLGHVKRALEANSLLNGSSDKSRPDLEIQVKDMRVRSNFTAVAFGFMAGADSISADVVLKDPKGNELDRFEVSASYALGGLAGGQDSARMGWLYEKFAEVTVKELTKQ